The following are encoded together in the Neospora caninum Liverpool complete genome, chromosome IV genome:
- a CDS encoding cysteine desulfurase, related, with protein MGPLSKLALGATPSSTRRCLRLSSLRPLTSAAFSFAPASSSSLRAHASVRRTSRASAFSPSPFGVPSGRFGSLAGSELKETQPDSFKSDREKGAFTAIRFIATSLHAHQPSPRATGPRQAPDQHSHRSSFLTSSSASFSSSAASSPSQASEAAAVGREDVQKEGPIVAARPVYLDNQATTVQDPRVTDAMLPFLFDKFGNPHSSSHAIGWEADAAVEKARVQVAQLLGLDASRAREIIFTSGATESNNLALKGAVHYYCRQHPVTFRKGDKGKERREARVRNHIITTQLEHKCALQCCRMLHLEFRDSQQTRGCDVTFLPVKADGLIDLAELESAIRPETLLVSVMFVNNEIGVVQNLEKIGEICRKHDVLFHTDAAQGAGKLPIDVDKMGIDMLSLSGHKIYGPKGIGALFVRAKNPRVRLQPIIDGGGQERGLRSGTLATPLCVGLGAACELASSEMENDRRHVTRLAQLLLDSVREKVPDIEVNGSLTSRYPGNLNISFTFVEGESVLMSIRDVAISSGSACTSASLEPSYVLRALGVGEEVAHTSLRFGIGRFTREEDVRRCVDRLVAQIHRLRELSPLYEMEMAKRKALASGICPNDETDGAPLIWT; from the exons ATGGGTCCGCTCTCGAAACTCGCCCTCGGGGCGACTCCTTCCTCGAcccgtcgctgtcttcgcctctccagtctccGCCCTCTCACAtctgctgccttttctttcgcgcctgcctcctcgtcgtctctccgaGCGCATGCGTCGGTGCGTCGGACTTCGCGggcttccgcgttttctccttctccgttcgGCGTACCTTCAGGTCGATTCGGTTCCCTCGCCGGTTCGGAACTGAAAGAAACGCAGCCTGATTCATTCAAAAGCGACCGGGAAAAAGGCGCTTTCACAGCCATCCGCTTCATCGCCACGTCTCTCCATGCACACcagccttcgcctcgcgcaaCGGGACCCCGACAGGCTCCAGACCAACATTCGCATCGCTCGTCTTTCCTcacgtcttcgtctgcttccttctcttcctctgcagcttcgtcgccttctcaggCATCCGAGGCGGCTGCagtggggagagaagacgtgcaGAAGGAGGGGCCGATTGTGGCGGCGCGCCCAGTCTACTTGGACAACCAGGCGACGACTGTGCAGGATCCTCGAGTCACAGACGCCatgcttcctttcctcttcgatAAATTCGGAAATCCACATTCCAGCTCCCACGCCATCGGCTGGGAGGCAGATGCCGCTGTCGAAAAAGCCAG AGTGCAGGTTGCGCAGCTTCTGGGTTTGGACGCGTCCCGTGCGCGCGAGATCATCTTCACGTCtggagcgacggagagcaACAACTTGGCGCTGAAAGGGGCCGTGCACTACTACTGTCGGCAACACCCTGTGACTTTTCGCAAGGGCGATAAAGGcaaggaaaggcgcgaggcTCGCGTGCGGAACCACATCATCACTACGCAGCTGGAACACAAATGCGCTCTGCAGTGTTGCCGCATGCTCCATCTCGAGTTCCGCGACTCTCAGCAGACGCGGGGCTGCGACGTGACGTTCTTGCCAGTGAAAGCCGACGGCTTGATCGACTTGGCGGAGCTGGAGAGCGCCATCCGCCCAGAGACGCTGCTCGTCTCAGTCATGTTTGTGAACAACGAGATCGGTGTCGTCCAGAACCTGGAGAAGATCGGCGAAATCTGCAGGAAACACGACGTTCTGTTCCACACAG ATGCCGCCCAGGGCGCAGGAAAGCTTCCAATCGACGTGGACAAAATGGGCATCGAcatgctttctctctccggacACAAGATCTACGGCCCCAAGGGGATTGGCGCGCTTTTTGTGCGAGCGAAAAACCCCAGAGTCCGCCTGCAACCCATCATCGACGGAGGCGGCCAAGAGCGCGGCCTGCGCAGCG GCACGCTGGCAACGCCGCTGTGCGTGGGTCTGGGAGCTGCGTGCGAATTGGCAAGCAGCGAGATGGAGAACGACCGTCGACACGTGACGCGCCTTGCCCAGCTTCTTCTGGAT tctGTGCGCGAGAAAGTGCCCGATATTGAAGTGAACGGCAGCTTGACCAGCCGGTATCCGGGGAACCTGAACATTTCCTTCACCTTCGTGGAGGGCGAGTCCGTCCTCATGAGCATTCGCGACGTCGCCATCTCTTCGG GGAGTGCATGCACCAGCGCCTCTCTGGAGCCTTCGTACGTGCTGCGCGCtctcggcgtcggcgaggaGGTCGCCCACacgtctcttcgcttcggcATTG gAAGGTTTACGCGAGAGGAGGATGTGAGGCGGTGCGTCGACCGCCTTGTCGCTCAGATCCACCGACTTCGcgaactgtctcctctctacGAAATGGAGATggcaaagaggaaggctcTCGCCTCAGGCATCTGCCCCAACGACGAAACAGATGGAGCCCCGCTCATTTGGACCTGA
- a CDS encoding putative AAA family ATPase domain-containing protein — MSHQTYKEKLRRAMEDLKELLQLEKDAVLSTSSETETLYPKIARVYVRYIVLANAIEDCHHNIVHPQERLFVRKVLDALLVRLLEIKQKVIATSPREGSPHLFLSEVLSFLDISPEQAVLRIPRFLKDDPAVAEQWDVKMQKLEYWATTLRADALRAWAAASRIQAVWRAWSCRRRVEKERRTFLAFWGLDFVESAKLEDEERLLEQVFAARKLFQREAGKAYHASLVTELEWLRENVGSELKFQKFAEGRDWMLEFRRQVGSFPSSFADRTKDFDGVPPPPPDGRPYKIGLPGADKKPEAKEKRKAEPSKKPESAREKKPAAVEPSEETLPTITDELGELAKEFEATWAEFPWRVDAAQEPDKTLTRNQLLPQVESEVTVAVDELLKQELVRLRQQFDLVKEKPRKKGQKTGGKKAGKKGGTAKTKCCNAANLAGPLEDIFPDLVKDGILRGVEPAKLDDFIGNFPVCPTPTDEFLPAPTAWQIKQFLVEQIILPLASTSIREKTPFPARSLLLYGPPGSGKSLISRIIATEAGAMFFDLSPDVIENLYKHPKTGASLMIHKTFLCAQQHAPAVIYIDNVDQVFMSKKGGKKKGAGEQTQSSAWRIRDQLKGHLNLVKKAGGPLSASDRLLVIGCTSRPFADRLDQKSMTDFFDHKLWLNFPNYETRKMIWESLLKKKHARIETLGLANLSTLAEMSDGYSGGALEAAVNHVFLEQRVARLPDAPVQPAEMVGVLSRLPYCWPEEWIQFREFDFVATGEKARAAARKAKAEAEKAAADKAKRNKK; from the exons ATGTCGCACCAGACCTACAAGGAGAAGTTGCGGCGAGCGATGGAAGATCTGAAAGAGCTTTTGCAGCTCGAAAAAGACGCCGTTCTTTCAACGAGTTCCGAGACTGAAACGTTGTACCCAAAAATTGCGCGGGTGTACGTGCGTTACATTGTGCTGGCGAATGCCATAGAGGACTGCCATCACAATATTGTCCATCCTCAGGAGCGTTTGTTTGTGCGCAAAGTGCTCGACGCGTTGCTAGTGAGACTCCTCGAAATCAAACAGAAGGTCATCGCAACCAGTCCCCGGGAAGGCTCGCCTCACCTCTTCCTCTCAGaggttctctctttcctcgacaTTTCCCCTGAACAAGCGGTCCTGAGAATCCCCCGCTTCTTGAAAGACGATCCAGCTGTGGCCGAGCAATGGGATGTCAAAATGCAGAAACTCGAATACTGGGCGACCACGCTCCGTG CTGATGCGCTCAGGGCCTGGGCAGCGGCGAGTCGAATCCAGGCTGTATGGCGAGCGTGGTCGTGTCGCCGACGcgtcgagaaggagagaagaacctTTCTGGCGTTTTGGGGCTTGGACTTTGTGGAAAGTGCAAAGTtggaggacgaagaacgccTTCTCGAGCAAGTGTTTGCCGCAAGAAAGCTCTTCCAAAGAGAAGCCGGAAAAGCGTACCACGCCTCCCTCGTCACGGAACTCGAGTGGCTACGTGAGAACGTTGGATCGGAGTTGAAA TTCCAAAAGTTTGCGGAAGGGCGAGACTGGATGCTGGAATTTCGGCGACAAGTtggttcttttccttcttcgtttgcCGATCGCACGAAGGACTTTGACGGCGTtccgcctcccccgccgGATGGCCGGCCTTACAAGATCGGTTTACCAGGGGCCGATAAGAAAccagaagcaaaagaaaaacgaaaagctGAGCCGTCAAAAA AGCCGGAATCGGCCAGGGAAAAGAAGCCGGCAGCGGTAGAGCCAAGCGAAGAAACTCTGCCGACGATCACGGACGAGCTGGGAGAACTCGCGAAGGAATTCGAAGCGACGTGGGCCGAGTTTCCGTGGAGGGTGGACGCGGCGCAAGAGCCTGACAAAACGCTGACGCGGAATCAATTGCTTCCTCAGGTTGAAAGCGAAGTTACGGTCGCCGTGGACGAACTGCTAAAGCAAGAACTGGTTCGGCTACGGCAACAGTTTGACTTGGTgaaggagaagccgaggaaaaaGGGGCAAAAGACGGGCGGAAAGAAGGCTgggaagaagggcggaaCGGCGAAGACCAAATGCTGCAATGCGGCGAATCTTGCGGGGCCGTTGGAAGACATTTTTCCCGATCTCGTCAAAGACGGAATCCTGAGGGGCGTCGAGCCTGCCAAGCTAGACGACTTTATCGGCAACTTCCCCGTGTGTCCGACTCCTACTGACGAGTTCCTTCCTGCTCCGACGGCCTGGCAAATCAAACAGTTTCTCGTTGAACAAATTATTCTCCCGCTGGCGTCCACAAGCATTCGCGAGAAAACCCCCTTCCCAGCCAGATCTCTCCTCCTCTATGGCCCCCCAG GATCGGGGAAGTCTCTCATCTCTCGCATCATTGCAACTGAAGCGGGGGCAATGTTCTTCGATCTCTCGCCCGATGTGATTGAGAATCTTTACAAGCATCCAAAGACAGGCGCCTCCTTGATGATTCACAAAACATTTCTCTGTGCACAGCAGCACGCCCCGGCGGTGATCTACATCGATAACGTCGACCAAGTGTTCATGTCAAAGAAAggtggaaagaagaagggtGCTGGAGAACAGACACAGTCGAGTGCTTGGAGGATAAGGGATCAACTCAAGGGTCATCTAAACTTA GTGAAGAAGGCCGGCGGTCCCCTAAGTGCCTCAGATCGTCTTCTCGTCATTGGGTGCACTTCGCGACCGTTCGCCGACCGTCTAGACCAGAAGAGCATGACTGATTTCTTCGACCACAAACTGTGGCTAAATTTTCCCAACTACGAAACCAGAAAAATGATTTGGGAATCCCTGCTCAAGAAGAAACACGCGCGAATCGAGACGCTTGGGCTCGCCAACCTCTCGACATTGGCGGAG ATGAGCGACGGCTACTCAGGAGGCGCTCTAGAAGCCGCTGTGAACCACGTCTTCCTGGAACAGCGAGTCGCACGTCTTCCGGACGCGCCTGTTCAGCCCGCAGAAATGGTTGGAGTTCTCTCGCGACTTCCTTACTGCTGGCCTGAAGAGTGGATCCAATTTCGGGAATTTGATTTCGTTGCAACAGGCGAAAAAgcacgcgccgccgcgcggaaagcgaaggcagaggcagaaaaagcggCTGCCGACAAGGCCAAAAGAAACAAGAAGTAG
- a CDS encoding agap011504-PA, related has protein sequence MVGTNAPSAQASCVQHVGGARTSVPRRRVTSGGGASNSAAQRPRGMPASSQGILRFYTDDTPGLKIGPQTVLIMTLCFMACVVLLHIAGKVHQTYGGEN, from the exons ATGGTG GGTACGAACGCTCCCTCTGCTCAAGCCTCCTGTGTGCAGCACGTTGGCGGTGCTCGCACCTCTGTGCCTCG CCGTAGAGTCACCagtggcggcggcgcctcgaaCTCCGCTGCTCAGCGCCCCAGGGGCATGCCTGCCTCCTCCCAGGGGATTCTCAGGTTCTACACTGACGATACTCCAGGCCTTAAGAT CGGACCCCAGACGGTTTTGATCATGACTCTCTGCTTCATGGCGTGCGTCGTTCTCCTCCACATCGCGGGCAAAGTCCACCAGACCTACGGCGGCGAGAACTAA